In Plasmodium relictum strain SGS1 genome assembly, chromosome: 6, one DNA window encodes the following:
- a CDS encoding nucleolar preribosomal assembly protein, putative yields the protein MENENKEEIIDGIQSKAKTRKGNVILKKREGELNENSKYCLFISGNKRTEMLKNFMQDIYLLHKPLTCYMPKLHQNLSNALDKIDKLVELCVHNNCSFFFLIFSTKKKPSRFLLGRLYNNKILDYYVFSLLSYIPIHIFPLSKEILHDTKPIVLIQGSYFEKNETTKYLKNVLFDFFKHKNIESFSKNSIQRLIVITAYESKKNINTNNNNNSENKFILSFRQYLIKKEFFDLKEKHALNEIGPSFEFILENCKTPDFNLFQETIKKPHIQKKRKSDKIKVDELGNNIKKVYIQKQNFNKLHTKHTKILKKTKFNKK from the coding sequence atggagaatgaaaataaagaagaaattatAGATGGAATACAATCAAAAGCTAAAACAAGAAAAGGAAATgtgattttaaaaaaaagagaaggtgagttaaatgaaaattcaaaatattgtttatttataagtGGTAATAAAAGAACAGAGATGCTGAAAAATTTTATGcaagatatatatttattgcaTAAACCATTAACTTGTTATATGCCAAAATTGCATCAAAATTTATCAAATGCTTTAGATAAGATAGATAAGTTAGTAGAATTATGTGTTCATAATAATtgttctttcttttttttaatattttcaacaaaaaaaaaaccatCAAGATTTCTTTTAGGTAGActgtataataataaaattcttgattattatgttttttcACTTCTATCTTATATCCCCATTcatatttttcctttatcAAAAGAAATTTTACATGACACAAAGCCAATTGTTCTAATTCAAGGATcgtattttgaaaaaaatgaaactacaaaatatttaaaaaatgttttgtttgatttttttaaacataaaaatatagagaGCTTCTCAAAAAATAGTATACAAAGACTCATAGTCATTACTGCTTatgaatcaaaaaaaaatatcaatactaataataataataatagtgaaAATAAGTTTATTTTGTCATTTCGacaatatttaataaaaaaagaattttttgaCTTAAAGGAAAAACATGCTTTAAATGAAATTGGCCCTAGTTTTGAATTTATCTTAGAAAATTGTAAAACACCAGATTTTAACTTATTTCaagaaacaataaaaaaaccACATAtacaaaagaaaagaaagtcagataaaataaaagttgaTGAATTAGGAAATAATATTAAGAAAGTTTATAttcaaaaacaaaattttaataagttaCACACAAAACATACGAAGATTCTTAAGAAAActaaatttaacaaaaagTAA